The following are from one region of the Camelus dromedarius isolate mCamDro1 chromosome 34, mCamDro1.pat, whole genome shotgun sequence genome:
- the ZPR1 gene encoding zinc finger protein ZPR1: protein MSASGAVEPGPPGVAAPSPAAARAPGPGHLFRPFSAEDEEQQPTEIESLCMNCYRNGMTRLLLTKIPFFREIIVSSFSCEHCGWNNTEIQSAGRIQDQGVRYTLTVRAQEDMNREVVKTDFATTRIPELDFEIPAFSQKGALTTVEGLISRAISGLEQDQPTRRANEEAMAESIDEFIVKLKELKQVASPFTLIIDDPSGNSFVENPHAPRKDDALVITHYNRTQQQEEILGLQAEAPEEKPEEEDLRNEVLQFNTNCPECNAPAQTNMKLVQIPHFKEVIIMATNCENCGHRTNEVKSGGAVEPLGTRITFHITDPSDMTRDLLKSETCSVEIPELEFELGMAVLGGKFTTLEGMLKDIRELVTKNPFTLGDSSNPGQTEKLQEFSQKLDQILDGDMKAHFVMDDPAGNSYLQNVYAPEDDPEMKVEHYKRTFDQNEELGLNDMKTEGYETGLASPR from the exons CAGCAGCCCACCGAGATTGAGTCGCTGTGCATGAACTGTTACCGCAAC GGCATGACGCGCCTCCTCCTCACTAAGATCCCCTTCTTCAGAGAAATAATCGTGAGCTCCTTTTCCTGCGAGCACTGTGGCTGGAACAACACGGAGATCCAGTCGGCCGGCAGGATCCAGGACCAGGGAGTGCGCTACACTTTGACCGTCAGGGCCCAGGAG gACATGAACAGAGAAGTAGTGAAGACTGACTTTGCCACCACTAGGATCCCAGAGCTGgattttgaaattcctgccttcaGCCAGAAAGGAG CTCTGACCACTGTTGAAGGATTGATCAGCCGTGCTATCTCTGGCCTGGAGCAGGATCAGCCCACACGAAGG GCAAACGAAGAAGCCATGGCTGAAAGTATTGATGAGTTCATTGTCAAACTGAAAGAGCTAAAGCAGGTTGCCTCTCCTTTCACCCTG ATCATTGATGATCCCTCAGGGAACAGCTTTGTGGAAAACCCACACGCTCCCCGGAAAGATGATGCCCTGGTGATCACACACTATAACCGGACTCAACAGCAGGAAGAGATCCTGGGGCTCCAG GCAGAGGCACCAGAAGAGAAGCCAGAAGAGGAAGATCTCAGAAACGAA GTGCTCCAGTTCAACACAAACTGCCCGGAGTGCAATGCTCCGGCCCAGACCAACATGAAGCTAGTTC AAATCCCCCACTTTAAGGAGGTTATCATCATGGCCACCAACTGCGAGAACTGCGGCCATCGGACCAATGAG GTGAAatctggaggggctgtggagccCTTGGGCACCAGGATCACCTTCCACATCACAGATCCCTCAGATATGACCAGAGACCTGCTCAAG TCTGAGACATGTAGTGTGGAAATcccagagctggaatttgaactggGAATGGCTGTCCTCGGGGGCAAGTTCACCACACTGGAGGGGATGCTGAAAGACATTCGGGAACTG GTGACCAAGAACCCTTTCACACTGGGTGACAGTTCCAATCCTGGCCAGACGGAGAAACTGCAGGAGTTTAGTCAGAAGTTGGACCAG ATCCTGGACGGTGACATGAAGGCCCACTTTGTTATGGATGATCCAGCAGGAAACAGCTACTTGCAG AATGTGTACGCACCTGAGGACGATCCTGAGATGAAGGTGGAGCATTACAAGCGCACATTTGACCAAAACGAGGAGCTCGGGCTGAACGACATGAAGACGGAAGGCTATGAGACAGGCCTGGCTTCTCCACGGTAG